GGCGATGGGCCGTTTCCAGCGCGAACGTCGAACGCTCGGCCTGTATGGCCGCAACCAGGCCGCGACCGAGCCGGCGCTGCACCTCGGCCGTGAAGCCGAGGCACCACTCATCCACGTCTTCGAAGGCGACGGTCACCGGGGCACCGCCGCCTGTCGCCACGACCAGTTCACCGGGCTCCCATCTCGCATGCAGGCGCCCGGCCTGGCCGCCGAGCCACACCTCGCAGCCGAGCGGCGAGGCCACGCGAACCAGGCCCACCGCCGACAGCGTCGACAACGCCACCTGCGGTTCATCCTCGACCTCCGGCAGGCCCGTGCCCTGCGAGGTTCCCGCGCGCCACGCGCACACGCCCACCGCGAACGGACCACGGCCGGCCAGCACGCGGCCACCCCACTGGGTGGCGGGGCGCGTGTCCCAGCGGTAGTCCGCCAGGTCCTCGTCCAGGCCCAGGCCGCCGGCCGTGGGACCGGCAGCCACCCAGGCGTCGACCTGGGCCACGGCGCGCGCCGGCGTTGTCGGCGGCGCGATGCCGAACACGAGCGCGAGGCCCGCCATCACTCCCTGGACGGTCAAGGCGCCTGGCCCGCCGGCGTCGCCGTCACGCGCAGCGGGTAGCCGCAGAAGAGCACCTGCGTCTCCTCGACCGCGAACGGCGTCACGACCAGCGAATCACGTCCGGCCGGCAGTTCCACTTCATCGCCCTCGCCCATGTACAGGACCAGGAACAGGCTGCGCGAGGCGGCCGAGTCGCCCGCGGCCGCGGTCAGACCCGCAGGCACCGGTGCCGAGAACTGCAGGTCCATCTCCTGCACCAGGTGGTCGAAGCCCGTCACGGCCTGGGTGGCGCGCCCCGCGGTCACGGAGTTCGCCAGGATGTGCTCGACGGTCAGTGCGCTCTCCAGCGAATGGTCTTCCGGGTCCAGCGAGACCATCGCCGGCGAGAGCGTCTCGCTGTAGCGAAGCTCGGCCACCACGAACCCGGTGCGGATGGCGCGGTAGGTGATGCGGCCACGGACGCTGACGTCGATCGGCTGGTCGGCCGCCACGGTCGCGCTCACGGCCGGCGCCGCCGACTCGAACTCGAGCAGCGTCCAGCGTTCGTCGATCGGCGGCTCGCCGAGGCAACCGCCGCAGGCCAGCAGCAGCGCCGCCGTCATCAGTTGCGCCGGCACAAGCGCCGCGCGCCTGAAATCGCTGTTCATGGACATCGCGCGCTCCTACTTCACCAGGACCATCTTGCCGGACAGCTTCCGGTCGCCGAATTCCAGGCGGTACAGGTAGACGCCGGCGCCGACGGTGGCGCCCGTATCGTCGCGCCCGTCCCAGATCGCTTCGTGCCGGCCGGCCGCCAGCACGCCGCGACCGAGCTGCCGCACCAGGCGGCCACGCGGGTCGTAGATGTTCAGCAGGTGCTCCGACGATTCACCGGACGGGATCGTGAAGGCGATGGTGGTCGAAGGGTTGAACGGGTTCGGCGCGTTGCCGAGCAGCGCCAGCCGCTCGGGCAGGCGACCCTGGCCGCCGGCGCCCAGGTCGGCCTCGAGCGTGAGGTGCGCTGCACCGCCGTCGGCGTAGGTCGATGCGGCCGTCAGCTCGAGCCGGTAGCGTCCGGCAGGCCAGCCGGAGCCGGCCTTGTCGGCCGGCAGGGCCACGACCTGGCGGCCGGCACCCAGCACGCCGGCCTGGTGACGACCCACGACGGCACCCGAAGCCGGGTCCACGACCTGGATGACGACGTCGGCGTTGTCGGTCAGCGTCACTTCGACGGCCGCCGTGCCGCCCTCACGCGCGACCGGCTGCAGCATCTCCACGCCCAGGCCAACGAGGCGCAGCCCGGAATTGTCGGCCCATTCGTCGACGATGACACCACGGCCCTCGCCCACGCGCTCGGTACGCCCGGTGCGATGGTCGGTGAGCGTGACGAACGGGACATGGAACGCGCGCGGACGCGTGATGCCGTCGGCCAGGCGCGCCACGGGCTCCAGATTCGCGGCGTACTTCACGACGGCACCGGTGCCCGGCGACGCCGCGTAGAGGTTGCCCCAGCGATCGGTATCGAGCGAGCCGACGGCGCCCAGTTCGTGGCGCCGCTCGCCCACCCAGGTCAGTTCGCTGCCGTTGTCGCGCAGGTGCACGAAGCGGCCGTTGTGCGCGTCGGCGACGTAGACGTCGTCGGTGCCGTTGGCGCCGTCGCGGCCGACGGCCAGGGCCAGTGGCCCGGCAAAGCGGCCGTTTCCGCTGCCCAGTCCGCCCAGCGAGCCGGTGCGCGTCGGGGTGTCGCCGGCCATGGAGAAGCGCACGATCTCGTTGCGGCCGGTGTCGGCCACATAGAGGCGATCGTCACGGTCGTCGAGCGGCGTGCCGGCGTCCGAGCAGGCGACGTCCCACGGCGCGCTCAGGCCGTCGATGCTGCAGATCGGCTCCAGGCGCAGTTCGTCGAACTCCGAGACGGCCCGGAAGACGAGCACGCGGTTGTTGCCGGTGTCGGCCACGAAGACGCGGTCGTGCCCGTCGGTGGCCAGGCCGCGCGGTTCGCGCAGCGGCCCGAAGGCCGTGCCGGCGCCGTCGAAGGCGGTCAGGTCGCGATCGGCCTCACCCAGCACCAGGCGGTTCCAGGCGGGATCCGACACGACCTGGAAGTAGTGCGACTCCAGGTACGGGAAGCGGTCATACACGTCGACGTGGCCCACGATGACGGTCGCCCAGGGCGTGCCGAACAGCTCGCGATCGACAAGCTGGCGCGTCGTCCCGCGCGTCAGGACGTCGACCCCGGCCTCGGCCAGGTACGGAGTGGGCGCAAACGTCCCGGCCGTCGCGGCCGAGGCGGCCAACAGGGCACCGGTGATGGTCAGGTTGCGGAACATGTCCGGCTCCTTTGCTCGGTCGCTCAGAAAGAGACACTCACCCCGGTCTCGTAGATGCTCGCCGTGAAGTTGTAGGAGTTGAAGTACCGCTCGTAGCCGAGCACGACCTGGACGTCGTGCAGGAAATTCCACCGCCGGGTCAGCGCACTGGGCGTCCAGGTGATGCGCCCGCCGAACAGGTGGGCCCCGAAGTCGCCCAGGCGGTAGTCGCCCGTGCGATAGCCATCGATGCCGTCAGTCAGGTCGTAGTCGTCGCTGTAGAACCAGGCCGCCGACTGCGTGTAGTACCGGTACCGGTAGGCAATCACCAGGTCGTCGGTCACGTACTGCGCCAGGCGCAGTCCCCAGGTGGACGACGAGACGTCCCAGTCGTCGCCGTAGAGCCGGTAGTCGGCCTTCAGGCTCGAACGGTTGCCGAGCCAGCGGCTGGCGCGCACGAACACGTCGCGCCGCAGGCGCTCGTCGGGATGCCGTTCGCGCACGATGGCGCCGCCGGCGTTCACGCTGCGGTACGGGTCGTGCTGCTGGCCGGAGACGCGGTCGAACTCGGCCCCCACGCGCAGGGTCGTCCGCGGGTCGAGGATGCGGGTCGCAACCAGGCTGCCGTGCATCGTGCTCCGGGTGGCCGGCGCGGCGGTGGCGCCGTCATCGGCCAGCGGCTCGATGCTGTCCCAGCCGTAGCTGAGCCCCGCCGCCAGGTTCAGGTTGTCGCCCTTAAGGTCGCGGTCCCAGCCGAACGACAGCATCTGCGCGAAGTAGTCGCTTTCCGACGAGACGTAGTAGCCCGACTGCACGTCCTTCCAGGCCACGGACCCCTGCAGCGCATTGCGCGTCTTGATGTAGTCCTCGTAGGGCTGGTCGGCGTCGGTGATGGGCCGGCTCGCCGTGGTGATGGCATCGACCGCCTCGGCACTGCCGCGCGGGGCGTCGATCGCGGGAATGATCACGATGTCGTGCGACCACTCCAGCGACGCCTTGAGCCCCGGCCGCGTGGCCAGTCCGTAGTCGACGAACATCGAGACGACGTCGACGCCGTTGACGTCGGAGAAGAAGTGCACGAGGTAGCCGGCCGTCTCGTCGTCCGGCGAGGGCAGCGCACGCGCCGGCGCCGCCGCCAGGCAGAGCCAGCCGGAGATCGCGACGATGCGCGCCAGTCTGCTTTCTACTTGCAGGCGCATCCGCCCCCCGCTCCGCCGACGCCGCCGGTCGAGCCCTCGCGCGCGTCAAGCCACTTCATCTCGCGCATCTGCGCACCGGTATCGGCCGACGAGACCATGATCGGGTCGGCGAGATGCTCCTTCTCGTAGGGGCGCACGGTGGCGCAGCCGGCCCCGGCCAGCAGGATCGGGAATGCCAGCGCCAGCCGCGCAGCCCTGCCGATGCCGCGCCGCCGGCTCACAGGCCCGCCCTTTCGTTCCGCACGGCCAGCAGCTGCTCCACGGCCTGGCGCATCCGCTTCAGCTCGCGCTCGCCGCTGCCCTGCACCTCGAGCACCACTTCGCCCTCGCGGTCGAGGACGTAGGTGGTGGGCACGGCCGGCAGGTCGAGCTCGCGCGCCAGGCCGTCCGGGCCGTCGTGCAGCACGGTCAGCGCCAGTTCCTGGTCCTCGGCGAACCGCAGGGCGCGGGCGCGATCGCTGTCGATCGACACCGCCACCACGCGCGCGCCGCGCGTGACCCACTCGGCGTTCCATTCGTCGAGCGTCGCCAGTTCGGTGCGGCACGGCGCGCACCAGCTGGCCCAGAAATTCACTACCAGGATCTCCCCGTCCCACGCCGCCAGCGTGGTGGGCAGCCCTTCGACCGTGGTCAGCTCGCGGACCCTCAGCCGGGCCGAGCGGTCGTCGGCCGTCGCATCGCCGATCACGGCGCCGCTGAGACCGGCGGCCAGGAACGCGCCGGCCACCGCCAGGAATGGACGTCTTACCATCGTTTTCCCGCCTTACCGGTACTGGGCGCCGAGCAGCACCCACAGGTTGAACATTTCCTTCTCTTCGTCGGTCAGCGGGTCGCTCTGCGGGTGCGGACCCTGGCCCGCCGCCTCGCCCACGCCCAGCACGTAGTCGATCAGGATCGAGCGCCGCGGGAACACCGGCTCCACGACCTGGCGCAGCGACGTCTCCGATTCGCCGGACAGGTTGATGTAGGCCCGCGGGAAGACGAGCTGCATGCGGCCGGTCGTGTCGGGCACGGCGGTCAGGTCCAGCCGCGCCGGCGCGAAGGTGGTATCGGTCACCGTCGCCCAGACGTTGCCCGGCATCAGCGTGTCGCGCTGGGCGTACGTCTCGACGTGGCACGAGGCGCACTTGGCTTCCACGATGGGCGCGATGTGGTCGCGGTAGTTGATCTGACGGTAGCCCGAGGCCGGCCCGGTCAGGTCGGTGGGCTCCTGGGTCAGGGCGTACGGATCGGGATTGGTGACCGATCCCGGGCCCGAGCCGCGCGGCTGGTGGCAACCCACGCAGGTGCGCTCCTGCACGCCGCGCTGCGCGTACAGCCAGGTCCGCTTGGAGACGAACCCGCGACCCTTGTCGTCGAGCGTGGCGAAGGTGAAGGGCACGCCGGCCGGCACCTTGAAGGCAAACGAGCCGTCCGGGTACACCGGCGCGTAGCCGATCAGGGCGCGGCGCTCGAACTCGTTCGCTGAGTAGTCGATCGGTTCGCCGGCCACGGTCGGCAAGCCGGCGATGATGGCGATGCGGTCGATCTGGTCGACGCCCTTGACCGGCACTTCCTGGCCGTCGTTCGTCGAGCGATTGAAGACGTCGGCACCCGAGAACACGCCCCAGGCCACGCTGTCGTCGCCCAGCTTCGCCTGCACGGGCGGCGCCGCGTGCGGGGCCAGCAGCTGCGCGTCGTACTCGTTCATCTGCGGGTCGTTGTAGAGGAACGTCAAGTCGTCGATCGAGATGGTGGCCGGGCTGGCGTCGGTGCCGGCGCCCTCCTGGCTCAGGTGGAACGTGTACAGGCCGTAGTCCACCTGCTCGTCCTCGGCGGCCGGCAGCGTGTAAGAGACCACATACTGCCCGTCACCCAGCGACATCGGGTACTTGAAGGCGCCGTAGGCCCAGGGCGCACCGTCGGTATTGACCTGCGGCGTCAGGCGATTCCAGTTGTGGTCGTGGTCACCGTCGGCAGGGTCGGCCGGGCCGGCCTCGAGCTTCAGCACGGCGATGGGGCCGGCGTCCTCGTTCACCATCGTCGACTCGATCGCGATGATGCGGCCGTCCGGCGTCGGCTGTGCGTGGAAGAAGTTGCGGTTGTGCGGCCCGAACTCGTGGAACGGCCGCGTGCCGTCCTGGCCGCAGAAGAACAGCGGGAAGCGGTTGAACGTCCCGAAGTGCTCCCAGCGCGTGTAGACCACGCGGCCGTCCGGCATGAGCGTCGGATCGAAGTCGTCGCTCATGTTGAAGCTGACCTGCTTGAGTCCGCTGCCGTCGGCATTGCAGGTGTAGAGGTTCTCGGACGGCGAGTGGTTGTACTCGTCCATGAATCCGGCCCGGCTGCTGGTGAACATGATCGAGCCGTCGGGCAGATACAGCGGGTCGAAGTCGTGGCCGCCGCCGCTGGTCACCTGGCGCAGCCCGGTGCCGTCGCCGCCGATCTCCCAGATGTTGCGCTGACCCTGGCCGGGCGCCCGCATCGAGAAGAGGATCTTCTTGCCGTCGAACGACACGCAGGGGTCGCTGATGCTGGCGCCGGTGAACGAGGTCAGTGGCGTCACGACGCCGTCGGGCGAGATGGGCGCCAGCTTGTAGAGGTTACCGCTCGCCCAGCTGCGGTTGAGCGTCTCCTCGCCGTCGGTCTTGACGAATACCAGCGCGTGCGTGGTCTCTGCCTGCACGATGACGTCATCCGGCGCGTTGCGACGGCAGCCGCCGGTCGTCAGCACGGCCGCCGTCGTCGCCAGTGCCGCCAGGGCGATGACCGCCCGTGTCCGGCGACCCTTCCGGGTCCTGTTGATTCGCAGGTTGCGGTTCATGTTGCACTCCCTGACGGTGTCCGGTCGCACAAGGGTTGGGGCCGCACGCGGCCGCTTCCCGTTCAGCTGCCCAGCTTCCTGTAGAACACGATGCCGGCCGTGTACTCGCGATAGGTGTAGGTTGCGGTGCCTTCGCGTCCGGCCTCCTGGCCGAACACGGTGGCTGCGCGCATCTCGCCGCGCAGCGCAACGTCGTTGCGCAGGTAGATCTCGAGCCCGCCGCCGTACGTCACGGCGTTCTTGGTCACAGGATCGGCCTCGATGGCCCGACCCGGGTACACCGTCATCATGCCGTAGCCGGCAGTGAGGTACGGCTGCACGCGCCAGGGCAGTGGTTTGCGCACGACGGCGTTGAAGGTGTGGAGCAGGGCCTGCAGCGAGGAGGTGGGGTTGTGGCCAAGGGCCACTTCCCACGCCAGCCACGGATTCGGGTTGTAGGCCAGGCGCAACGCGAACAGGTCCTCGTCGCCCAGCCGGCCGATGCCCGGGCTGAAGGCGAAGGCGCGCAGGAACTGGCGCGGACCCGGGCTGACGCGCAGCCCGGCGCCCTTCATCTCGGGCACCAGCCACTGCAGTTCCGTCTCGGCCGTCGGCGCCTGCGCGCGCACTTCAGGCACGGCACCCAGCAGCAGCGAGCAGGCGACAGCGGAGATGAGCGTGCGGCGGATCATTCGCGCACCCCCGCGGAGACCCAGGCGAGGATGACCTGGTAGTCGGGATCGGCGGTGGAATCGAAGATGCCGCCGTCGCCATGGCCGGCGTGCGCCGTGCCGCCGGCCGTGACGGCCAGCGGCTTGAGCAGCAGCGGACTCGCAGCCGGATCGTCGCCGTTGGCCTGCAGTACCGCCTGTTCGAAGTCGAAGGCGAAGTTCTTGTCGCCGGCCGGCGAGAGGGCAAACGTGCCGCGGATGCCGCCGCCATGGCAATCGAGGGTGTCGCATCCACGCGATGTGAAGACCGGCGCCACGCTCGCGGCAAACACGGCTTCGTCGTAGATGTAGGCCGTGCCGCCGCCCGGCGGCGGCGGCGTCACCGGGTTTGCCGTGTGGCAGCCGGCAGCCAGCACCAACCCGATCGGCAACGCGCATCGCGCGCCGCGCCATCGGACCCGCGTCCACGCGACCGTTGGGTTGTCCCGAAGCGCCAGATGCATGCCGCCTCCATCCCGGTATCCGCTGCGCGCCCACTGGCGCCGCGCCCATATATCGGATGCTTTTTGCCTTCTATTGAGCTTTCGTTCAGGCGCCCCGCACGGGCCCACGGCTGCCCCATCGCGGCGTCCTGTGGCCCATGCCACCCCAAGAGACTCAATCACAACATGTTACGAATCAGGCCAGACACACTCTGCAATGAGCGTGCCGAGGCCAGCCGGCCCGAAAGCCTGCTGCACGGCGCGCTGGGCGGATGAAGGAGCGGAATTCCGGGAACAGCCCGGTCAGAAGGAACGGAGGATGAGGCTGTCGGCAAACGCGGGCGCCACCGTCACCAGCGGCAGCAGCGACGACTCGACCCACAGCGTGTCGCGGTCGCCGGGCACCGGCTCGAGCAGCACGGCGGCGATGTCTTCGCGGGCGGCGGCCACGCGGCGGGCCTCCACGGGGCCGAGCACGAAGAGCGCGGTCGACCAGGCGTCGGCCGTCGCGGCCTGCGTCGCCACGACCGTCGCCGACGACAATCCGTGCGCGGGCCAGCCCGTGCGCGGGTCGAGGATGTGACCGAAGCGGCGACCGCCCTCGCTCACGAACTGCACGTAGTCGCCGGAGGTGGAAACGCAGCGATCGCGCAGCCGGATGGTCGCCAGGTAGGGGCCGCGGTCGCGCGGGTCGCGGATGCCGATCACCCAGCCCTCCTGGCCGGGCGCGCGGCCGGGCGCGGTGCCGATCGCCGCCATGTTGCCCGTCAGGTCGACCAGCGCGTCGGTGACGCCCGCGCGGTGCAGCAGCGCCGCCACGCGGTCGACACCGTAGCCCTTGGCGATGCCGCCGAGGTCGATGCGCATGCCCGGGTCAGGCAGCCCGAGACGACCACTCGCGGACTCGAACGACACACGGTTCCAGCCGACCAGGCCGCGCGCGGCAGCGAGCGCTGCCGCTTCGGGCACATGCGGCGTGCCGCCGATGAAGCCCCACAGGCGGACGAGAGGCTCCACGGTGATGTCGAAGGCGCCGCCGCTGGCGGCCGTGACGTCACCCGCGAGCGCCAGCACCGCCGCGACTTCGGGCTCGACGACGGTGGCGCCGGCGCCGGCCGTGCTGTTGATGCGCGCCACTTCGCTGGTGGTGGTCCAGTTGGTCATCAGCGAATCGGTGTGGTGCAGGGAGAGCAGCGAGGTGCGGGCGAGGTCGGCCACGGCGGCGGAGTCGGCCGTCACCAGCGTGAGCGAGGCCCAGGCACCCATCGTGCGCGTGCGGAAGACGACGGCGCGCTCGGTTGCGGCAGCGTCGGCCTCCGCGCGCAGGAAAACGGTCGTGGCCGCCAGCGCCAGCAGGCACGCGGCGGCCACGGTGATCAGTCGGGGTCGTGAACTCAGCATCATCATGGCACCGAGACCTCCCTGTCCCGCAGCGCCCGGCATTCGGCGGCTTCTACCGGTACCAGGCCTTCAGTGCACCCCAGCGGGTGCTGGTCGTCGCCACGGTCTCGCATGCGTCGCCGACACCGTCGTTGTCCGCGTCCGCCTGGTCCATGTTTACGATGGTCGGGCAATTGTCGCAGGTGTCACCCACGCCGTCCATGTCCAGGTCGTTCTGGAACGGGTTCGACACGAACGGGCAATTGTCGAGGTTCGTCGG
This genomic window from bacterium contains:
- a CDS encoding FAD:protein FMN transferase gives rise to the protein MMMLSSRPRLITVAAACLLALAATTVFLRAEADAAATERAVVFRTRTMGAWASLTLVTADSAAVADLARTSLLSLHHTDSLMTNWTTTSEVARINSTAGAGATVVEPEVAAVLALAGDVTAASGGAFDITVEPLVRLWGFIGGTPHVPEAAALAAARGLVGWNRVSFESASGRLGLPDPGMRIDLGGIAKGYGVDRVAALLHRAGVTDALVDLTGNMAAIGTAPGRAPGQEGWVIGIRDPRDRGPYLATIRLRDRCVSTSGDYVQFVSEGGRRFGHILDPRTGWPAHGLSSATVVATQAATADAWSTALFVLGPVEARRVAAAREDIAAVLLEPVPGDRDTLWVESSLLPLVTVAPAFADSLILRSF
- a CDS encoding PD40 domain-containing protein, with amino-acid sequence MNRNLRINRTRKGRRTRAVIALAALATTAAVLTTGGCRRNAPDDVIVQAETTHALVFVKTDGEETLNRSWASGNLYKLAPISPDGVVTPLTSFTGASISDPCVSFDGKKILFSMRAPGQGQRNIWEIGGDGTGLRQVTSGGGHDFDPLYLPDGSIMFTSSRAGFMDEYNHSPSENLYTCNADGSGLKQVSFNMSDDFDPTLMPDGRVVYTRWEHFGTFNRFPLFFCGQDGTRPFHEFGPHNRNFFHAQPTPDGRIIAIESTMVNEDAGPIAVLKLEAGPADPADGDHDHNWNRLTPQVNTDGAPWAYGAFKYPMSLGDGQYVVSYTLPAAEDEQVDYGLYTFHLSQEGAGTDASPATISIDDLTFLYNDPQMNEYDAQLLAPHAAPPVQAKLGDDSVAWGVFSGADVFNRSTNDGQEVPVKGVDQIDRIAIIAGLPTVAGEPIDYSANEFERRALIGYAPVYPDGSFAFKVPAGVPFTFATLDDKGRGFVSKRTWLYAQRGVQERTCVGCHQPRGSGPGSVTNPDPYALTQEPTDLTGPASGYRQINYRDHIAPIVEAKCASCHVETYAQRDTLMPGNVWATVTDTTFAPARLDLTAVPDTTGRMQLVFPRAYINLSGESETSLRQVVEPVFPRRSILIDYVLGVGEAAGQGPHPQSDPLTDEEKEMFNLWVLLGAQYR
- a CDS encoding TlpA family protein disulfide reductase, which produces MVRRPFLAVAGAFLAAGLSGAVIGDATADDRSARLRVRELTTVEGLPTTLAAWDGEILVVNFWASWCAPCRTELATLDEWNAEWVTRGARVVAVSIDSDRARALRFAEDQELALTVLHDGPDGLARELDLPAVPTTYVLDREGEVVLEVQGSGERELKRMRQAVEQLLAVRNERAGL
- a CDS encoding DUF3570 domain-containing protein, with protein sequence MRLQVESRLARIVAISGWLCLAAAPARALPSPDDETAGYLVHFFSDVNGVDVVSMFVDYGLATRPGLKASLEWSHDIVIIPAIDAPRGSAEAVDAITTASRPITDADQPYEDYIKTRNALQGSVAWKDVQSGYYVSSESDYFAQMLSFGWDRDLKGDNLNLAAGLSYGWDSIEPLADDGATAAPATRSTMHGSLVATRILDPRTTLRVGAEFDRVSGQQHDPYRSVNAGGAIVRERHPDERLRRDVFVRASRWLGNRSSLKADYRLYGDDWDVSSSTWGLRLAQYVTDDLVIAYRYRYYTQSAAWFYSDDYDLTDGIDGYRTGDYRLGDFGAHLFGGRITWTPSALTRRWNFLHDVQVVLGYERYFNSYNFTASIYETGVSVSF
- a CDS encoding DUF4266 domain-containing protein, giving the protein MSRRRGIGRAARLALAFPILLAGAGCATVRPYEKEHLADPIMVSSADTGAQMREMKWLDAREGSTGGVGGAGGGCACK